The following are encoded in a window of Castanea sativa cultivar Marrone di Chiusa Pesio chromosome 5, ASM4071231v1 genomic DNA:
- the LOC142634293 gene encoding LOW QUALITY PROTEIN: (3S,6E)-nerolidol synthase 1-like (The sequence of the model RefSeq protein was modified relative to this genomic sequence to represent the inferred CDS: inserted 1 base in 1 codon): MALSTKAFFASSSHPIPPKRIPQTGIANPFSLTYLPSAPKWNIAHEHTLASTPLKRQNCGIKHDSGDFSLKHAQKLKVCRHLLRELGENPVEGLKMIDAVQRLGIDYYFQDEIGTILHRQYVEFSAHDDCDHDLHEVALRFRLLRQQGYHVPADVFNCFKDKEGIFNKEVKEDINGLMGLFEASQLCIEGENTLVEAGDFSQQLLNELISHVDYNQAKVVGNTLRHPYHRSLARFMAKNFFDNIQETSGWFNDFQQLAKMDFNVVQSKHQKEIVRISKWWSDLGLAEELEFARDQPLKWYICSMACLTDPELSDQRIDLTKPISFIYIIDDIFDVHGTLEELTLFTEAINKWDFTGLEQLPEYMKICFNALNDITNEISNKIYQKHGWNPXDSLRKTWATLCNAFLVEAQWFASGHSPKSEEYLKNGVISSGVHVVLVHIFYLLGQHMNKETTDIIDSIPDIMSSTATILRLWDDLGSATDESQDGHDGSYIEYYMKEHQGSSVNEAREKVVNKISDAWKRLNKECLSPNPFPETFTKASLNLARIVPLLYSYDDNHSLPSLEAHMKSLFYESVSV; encoded by the exons ATGGCATTGTCTACTAAAGCTTTCTTTGCTTCCTCCAGTCATCCAATTCCTCCAAAAAGAATTCCACAAACTGGCATTGCAAACCCCTTTAGCCTTACCTATTTGCCTAGTGCTCCCAAATGGAACATTGCCCATGAGCACACATTGGCTTCTACACCCTTAAAGCGTCAAAACTGTGGAATTAAACATGACTCA GGTGATTTTAGTCTCAAACATgctcaaaaattgaaagtaTGCAGACATCTGCTGAGGGAACTAGGAGAAAATCCAGTTGAAGGTCTAAAGATGATTGATGCTGTCCAACGCTTGGGCATAGACTACTATTTCCAGGACGAGATTGGAACAATTTTACATAGGCAATATGTAGAATTTAGTGCTCATGATGACTGTGATCATGATCTTCATGAGGTCGCGCTACGCTTCCGCCTATTGAGACAACAAGGATACCATGTACCTGCTG ATGTATTTAACTGCTTCAAAGACAAGGAAGGAATCTTTAACAAAGAAGTGAAAGAAGACATCAATGGATTGATGGGTTTATTTGAAGCTTCACAGCTATGCATAGAAGGTGAAAACACACTAGTTGAAGCTGGAGACTTTAGTCAGCAGCTCCTAAATGAATTGATAAGCCATGTTGATTACAACCAAGCCAAAGTTGTAGGAAATACTCTGAGGCACCCTTATCACAGGAGCTTGGCAAGGTTTATGGCCAAAAACTTTTTTGATaatatccaagaaacaagtggcTGGTTTAATGATTTTCAGCAATTAGCAAAAATGGATTTCAATGTGGTCCAGTCAAAGcaccaaaaagaaattgttcGAATTTCCAA ATGGTGGAGTGATCTTGGGTTAGCTGAGGAGTTAGAATTTGCCAGGGACCAACCACTCAAATGGTACATTTGCTCCATGGCCTGTCTTACTGATCCAGAGTTGTCAGACCAAAGGATTGACCTCACAAAACCCATTTCTTTTATCTACATAATAGATGACATTTTCGATGTTCATGGCACACTTGAGGAACTCACTCTCTTCACAGAAGCTATCAACAA ATGGGATTTTACTGGTCTTGAGCAACTACCCGAATACATGAAGATTTGCTTCAATGCTCTTAATGACATTACAAATGAAATTAGCAACAAGATATATCAAAAGCATGGATGGAACC AAGACTCACTTAGAAAGACG TGGGCAACTTTGTGCAATGCATTCCTAGTGGAAGCACAGTGGTTTGCTTCTGGGCACTCACCAAAATCAGAAGAGTATTTGAAGAATGGAGTTATTAGTTCTGGGGTACATGTGGTACTAGTTCACATTTTCTATCTTTTGGGTCAACATATGAACAAAGAAACTACAGATATCATCGATAGCATTCCGGACATTATGTCTTCTACGGCCACAATTCTGCGGCTCTGGGATGACTTGGGAAGTGCCACA GATGAGAGTCAAGATGGGCACGATGGATCATACATAGAGTACTATATGAAGGAACACCAAGGCTCTTCAGTCAATGAGGCAAGAGAGAAGGTTGTCAACAAGATTTCAGACGCATGGAAGCGACTTAACAAAGAGTGTCTGTCTCCAAATCCATTTCCAGAAACGTTCACTAAGGCTTCTCTTAATCTTGCAAGAATAGTTCCTTTGTTGTATAGTTATGACGACAACCATAGCCTTCCAAGCCTTGAGGCTCATATGAAATCCTTGTTTTATGAGAGTGTGTCTGTGTAG